In Sander vitreus isolate 19-12246 chromosome 7, sanVit1, whole genome shotgun sequence, a genomic segment contains:
- the gpr157 gene encoding G-protein coupled receptor 157, which produces MADINQTVVYLSEQVVVLCSCGLSFLGSSLIIFTYIIWSDLRTTPRRLLVYLSISDWLSAVSYAFGVWRVFHTDSLDCVVQGAISTFANTSSFFWTVAIAVYLYVFIVRSSQRVADSLVLFFHLVSWGVPLAITVAAVCLNKIGYDASEVSVGWCWVRIHAPDRVLWMLLTGKIWEFLAYLTLPVLYILIKRHIHTAHAALSEYRPILANRPLSHSSSMADMKLTLIPIIFIVLRIWSTVRFILLLAGSSARQNPVLVTLHGIGNTSQGAANCIMFVLLTRPIRTRLCAALCCCSKSRADVQHSHDAPNRLLLGQDTSTQREEDNTSQVGTDRGYSVD; this is translated from the exons ATGGCAGATATAAATCAGACAGTTGTGTACTTGTCTGAGCAGGTGGTCGTTTTGTGTTCATGTGGGTTGTCGTTTCTGGGCTCTTCGCTGATCATCTTCACCTACATTATTTGGTCAGATTTGAGGACAACTCCGAGGAGACTGCTGGTCTACCTGTCGATCTCTGACTGGCTGTCCGCAGTCTCCTACGCTTTCGGAGTCTGGAGGGTTTTCCACACCGACTCGCTGGACTGCGTCGTTCAAGGAGCCATATCTACTTTCGCCAACACCAGCTCTTTTTTCTGGACCGTGGCCATTGCTGTTTACCTGTATGTTTTTATCGTAAGATCCAGCCAAAGAGTTGCTGACAGCTTGGTGTTGTTTTTCCACCTTGTCAG CTGGGGTGTTCCTCTGGCCATCACTGTTGCAGCCGTGTGCCTGAACAAGATTGGCTACGATGCGTCCGAGGTGTCGGTGGGCTGGTGCTGGGTCAGGATCCACGCCCCTGACCGGGTCCTGTGGATGCTGCTGACTGGAAAGATCTGGGAGTTCTTGGCTTACCTCACCCTGCCTGTCCTCTACATCCTGATCAAGAGGCACATCCACACAGCG CATGCTGCCCTGTCCGAGTACCGTCCCATCTTGGCCAACAGGCCTCTGTCACACTCCTCCTCCATGGCGGATATGAAGCTAACACTTATTCCCATCATTTTCATTGTCCTGCGCATTTGGAGCACAGTGCGCTTCATACTGCTGCTAGCCGGCTCTTCAGCCAGACAGAACCCAGTGCTGGTCACTCTACAT GGAATTGGCAACACCTCGCAGGGAGCAGCCAACTGCATCATGTTTGTATTGCTTACTCGGCCAATCCGCACACGCCTCTGCGCCgcgctctgctgctgctccaagAGTCGAGCGGACGTGCAGCACTCGCATGACGCCCCTAACAGGCTGCTGCTGGGACAGGACACCTCcacacagagagaagaagacaACACCAGTCAAGTCGGGACTGATAGAGGATATTCTGTGGATTAG